One genomic segment of Misgurnus anguillicaudatus chromosome 25, ASM2758022v2, whole genome shotgun sequence includes these proteins:
- the LOC129426518 gene encoding E3 ubiquitin-protein ligase TRIM16-like isoform X1, with product MAEAHVFKDKFSCSVCLDLLKDPVTIPCGHSYCMICITNYWDQNDQMRIYSCPQCRQTFTPRPVLFKNVTIAEMVEDLKKTKLQTAVPADSYAEAGDVECDACTERKYKAVKSCLECLKSYCQNHLKQHENLFNDRRHHLMNPTKQLHEMICSKHNKQLEIYCRTDQHCICYLCTMDEHKNHDTVTAVAERTEKQRVLGERQRKLHQIIEEREKELQELREAVDSHARSAQTAVEDSERIFTELIRSIEKRRSEVTQLIRDQEKTAVSRAEGVMKRLEEEIDDLKRRDTELKQFSHTDNHIHFLQSFQSLSAALESSVSHRFTLSSLLSFDDVRKSLSQLKDKLEDFCREEISGEDSYISVISDELKTREDFLQNFKQFTLDSNTVHKFIQLSDGNRMATRTYTVHQYPDHPDRFDIYYQVLCRESLCGRCYWEVEWSGDVFISVSYKSISRKGEGHECVFGHNDQSWSLICQDSSCTFIHNNKLTLLPVVSSSCRIGVYVDHSKGSLSFYSVSDTMNLIHRVNTTFTKPLYPGFWIMSGSVKLCNPAV from the exons ATGGCAGAAGCTCATGTTTTTAAGGACAAGTTCAGCTGTTCAGTGTGTTTGGATCTCCTGAAGGATCCAGTGACCATTCCCTGtggacacagttactgtatgaTCTGTATTACAAACTACTGGGATCAGAACGATCAGATGAGAATCTACAGCTGCCCTCAATGCAGACAAACCTTCACACCAAGacctgttttatttaaaaatgtgacgaTTGCTGAAATGGTGGAGGATCTGAAGAAGACAAAACTTCAGACTGCTGTTCCTGCTGACTCTTATGCTGAAGCTGGAGATGTGGAGTGTGACGCCTGTACTGAGAGAAAATACAAAGCTGTCAAGTCCTGTCTGGAGTGTCTGAAGTCTTACTGTCAAAATCATCTTAAACAACATGAGAATCTCTTCAATGACAGGAGGCATCATTTGATGAATCCCACCAAACAACTTCATGAGATGATCTGCtcaaaacataataaacaacTAGAAATCTACTGTCGCACCGACCAACACTGCATTTGTTATCTGTGTACGATGGACGAACATAAAAACCATGATACTGTGACAGCTGTAGCAGAAAGAACTGAGAAACAG AGAGTTTTGGGAGAGCGACAGAGAAAATTACATCAGATAATtgaggagagagagaaggagCTTCAGGAGCTGAGAGAGGCTGTGGACTCTCATGCG CGCTCTGCACAGACAGCAGTGGAGGACAGTGAGAGGATCTTTACTGAACTGATCCGATCCATTGAGAAAAGACGATCTGAGGTGACACAactgatcagagatcaggaaaAGACTGCAGTGAGTCGAGCTGAAGGAGTCATGAAGCGTCTGGAGGAGGAGATTGATGATCTGAAGAGGAGAGACACTGAACTGAAGCAGTTTTCACATACAGACAATCACATCCATTTCCTACAG AGTTTTCAGTCTCTGTCTGCAGCTCTTGAGTCTTCAGTCTCACACAGATTTACTCTCAGCTCTCTTCTCTCTTTTGATGATGTGAGAAAATCTCTCTCTCAACTGAAAGACAAACTGGAGGATTTCTGTAGAGAGGAGATATCTGGTGAAG ACTCATATATCTCAGTTATTTCTGATGAATTGAAGACCAGAGAGGATTTCTTACAAA ATTTCAAGCAGTTCACACTGGATTCAAACACAGTGCATAAATTCATTCAGCTGTCTGATGGGAACAGAATGGCTACTCGCACTTACACAGTCCATCAGTATCCTGATCATCCAGACAGATTTGATATTTATTATCAGGTGTTGTGTAGAGAGAGTTTGTGTGGACGCTGTTACTGGGAGGTTGAATGGAGTGGTGATGTGTttatatcagtgtcatataaGAGCATCAGCAGGAAGGGAGAGGGTCATGAGTGTGTGTTTGGACATAATGATCAGTCCTGGAGTTTGATTTGCCAAGATTCCAGCTGCacattcattcacaataacaaacTCACTTTACTCCCTGTAGTGTCGAGCTCCTGTAGAATAGGAGTGTATGTGGATCACAGTAAAGGATCTCTGTCCTTCTACAGCGTCTCTGATACAATGAACCTCATACACAGAGTCAACACCACATTCACTAAACCACTTTATCCTGGGTTTTGGATCATGTCAGGTTCAGTGAAGTTATGTAATCCAGCAGTGTAG